In Microbacterium cremeum, a genomic segment contains:
- a CDS encoding translation initiation factor IF-2 N-terminal domain-containing protein yields the protein MAKIRVHELASELGVDAATVLARLKLLGEYVKSPSSTIEAPVAAKVRATFGVRTPRPAPRPSPVRRDHVDPYVDSPTFDPTAPSSRQHGWRAGAVPVPRHPDLLKNIQKTRQRFPAFGDHLDALRSLGSQVVYAGPCKQDGFKDCVIVHVRFSGAIEAGFGFTREVMLFYSPHEDLQVRTFEAAARELAKKDQPVTPDIFFMWSPDQRLGIKLNDWSRPSKLAIPFLIDDEDELSLITLLRNHIYARDLFYMTTPVFGASFFGRRTLLQSLRDDVFNQQVTGVFGLRKSGKTSILMQLKEELHDDHIVTVLMDLEAFPSPPEDPTDDIVSDLRRRLIAELKTHKLRTQELSQLSDRPSILELKNALQVILKHLWKDGYRILLLLDEIEYLTPADRIDIAEGDMPRVAQLLSALRSIVQESENFTFVLSGLTSAIVEAGRLYGRPNPLFSWAKAVYVKPLEREEADELASTVGGKMGIQIEPGALEALHEASGGHAYLYRNLSSAVVRHLPTDVFQRTMIRSAVLTELDDWKSRVQGNIEEMIQHVKRYYATEAVMLELLMDDPGDFKELAPSEHVAVRRLKDLGLIYERDGEYQASVILELV from the coding sequence ATGGCCAAGATTCGAGTTCACGAACTCGCGAGCGAGCTCGGTGTCGACGCCGCAACGGTGCTTGCGCGTTTGAAGCTGCTCGGCGAGTACGTCAAGAGCCCATCGTCCACCATCGAAGCGCCGGTCGCCGCGAAAGTGAGAGCGACTTTCGGAGTGCGCACACCTCGGCCCGCGCCCCGCCCCTCACCCGTGCGCCGTGATCACGTCGACCCGTACGTGGACAGCCCCACCTTCGACCCCACCGCGCCGTCGTCCCGTCAGCACGGGTGGCGCGCAGGCGCAGTTCCCGTGCCGCGTCACCCCGATCTGCTCAAAAACATCCAGAAGACCAGGCAGCGGTTCCCCGCCTTCGGCGATCATCTAGACGCATTGCGCAGTCTCGGGTCACAGGTCGTGTACGCCGGACCATGCAAACAGGACGGCTTCAAAGACTGCGTGATCGTGCACGTGCGATTCAGCGGCGCAATCGAAGCTGGGTTCGGTTTCACGCGTGAGGTGATGCTGTTCTACAGTCCCCACGAAGACCTGCAAGTCCGCACGTTCGAGGCGGCCGCTCGCGAGCTGGCGAAGAAGGACCAGCCGGTCACGCCAGACATCTTCTTCATGTGGTCCCCGGATCAGCGACTGGGCATCAAGCTCAACGACTGGTCTCGACCGTCGAAGCTCGCCATCCCCTTCCTGATCGACGACGAGGATGAGCTGTCCCTGATCACTTTGCTGCGCAACCATATCTATGCGCGGGACCTGTTCTACATGACGACCCCAGTGTTTGGAGCGAGCTTTTTCGGCCGCCGCACCCTGCTGCAGTCTCTGCGGGACGACGTCTTCAACCAGCAGGTGACGGGCGTGTTCGGGCTGCGGAAGTCAGGCAAGACGAGCATCCTCATGCAACTGAAGGAAGAACTTCACGACGACCACATTGTGACCGTGCTGATGGATCTTGAAGCCTTCCCCTCGCCGCCAGAGGATCCCACCGACGACATCGTCAGCGATCTGCGCCGCCGGCTCATCGCCGAACTCAAGACGCACAAGCTGCGCACCCAGGAGCTATCTCAGCTGTCCGATCGGCCGTCCATCCTTGAGTTGAAGAACGCCCTGCAGGTGATCCTCAAACACCTGTGGAAGGACGGCTATCGGATTCTCCTGCTCCTGGACGAGATCGAGTACCTGACCCCGGCAGACCGGATCGACATCGCTGAAGGCGACATGCCACGCGTCGCACAGCTGCTGTCCGCACTTCGCAGCATCGTTCAAGAGTCCGAGAACTTCACGTTCGTACTGTCCGGCCTCACCAGCGCCATCGTCGAGGCCGGCCGGCTCTATGGACGTCCGAATCCCCTGTTCTCGTGGGCCAAAGCCGTCTATGTGAAGCCGTTGGAACGTGAGGAAGCTGATGAGCTTGCGAGCACCGTGGGCGGAAAAATGGGGATACAGATCGAGCCTGGCGCCCTGGAAGCTCTCCACGAGGCATCCGGAGGCCACGCGTATCTCTACCGGAACCTCAGCTCTGCCGTCGTGCGACACCTCCCTACCGATGTGTTCCAACGCACCATGATCCGCTCGGCTGTGCTGACCGAACTGGACGACTGGAAGAGCCGCGTCCAGGGGAACATCGAAGAGATGATCCAGCACGTCAAGCGCTACTACGCGACCGAGGCAGTGATGCTCGAGCTGCTGATGGACGACCCGGGGGACTTCAAGGAACTCGCCCCCAGCGAACACGTTGCCGTGCGCCGGCTCAAAGATCTTGGCTTGATATACGAGCGCGATGGCGAGTATCAGGCGAGCGTCATCCTGGAGCTGGTGTGA
- a CDS encoding ImmA/IrrE family metallo-endopeptidase, which yields MTPDAFSRAVNGSRGFSAAELAALSEVLNTSMYWLATGERDPAEALVVARHEFDHDTGDRHADWNDLRSTVERVSLAYRQAELSSKSINVPADADAVRAALGDAFVRTFAERLSEVYRIDVIRLGGLRNACSATITDRVVIILNETGNWFHQNWSLAHELGHVALGHANTPEPTTRGENDTQETSANAFAAELLLPRSVIQHIDWTSASGDLIAAKLWEWGVSSDALRRRLALLRCPTSPAVDQMLGWTTQKILRRFPSWNHDGTDQITARMDAAASRRFPLELQAAHVELISQGRLPKATLAWMLDVDEDEIEIDEPDTPDADIDELARALGFVTT from the coding sequence ATGACTCCCGACGCGTTCTCGCGCGCCGTGAACGGCAGCCGCGGGTTCTCCGCTGCCGAGCTCGCGGCCCTGTCCGAGGTGCTGAACACCTCCATGTACTGGCTGGCCACCGGTGAGCGTGACCCGGCGGAGGCCCTTGTGGTCGCTCGTCACGAGTTTGACCACGACACGGGGGACCGTCACGCTGACTGGAACGACCTACGGTCGACCGTCGAGAGAGTGTCCCTCGCCTACCGGCAGGCCGAGTTGTCCAGCAAGTCGATAAATGTTCCAGCGGATGCGGATGCCGTCCGGGCTGCATTAGGTGACGCGTTCGTCCGCACCTTCGCGGAGCGGCTATCCGAGGTCTACCGAATCGACGTCATCCGACTGGGCGGTCTGCGCAACGCCTGCTCCGCCACGATCACCGACCGGGTGGTCATCATCCTCAACGAAACCGGTAACTGGTTCCATCAGAACTGGTCCCTCGCCCATGAGCTCGGCCACGTCGCACTCGGCCACGCCAACACCCCGGAGCCGACCACCCGGGGCGAGAACGATACGCAAGAGACGTCAGCCAACGCGTTCGCAGCGGAACTTCTGCTGCCTCGCAGCGTCATCCAACACATCGACTGGACCTCGGCATCCGGGGATCTGATCGCCGCGAAACTGTGGGAATGGGGAGTGTCGTCCGACGCGCTTCGACGCCGGCTCGCCCTGCTGCGCTGTCCGACATCACCCGCCGTCGACCAAATGCTGGGCTGGACGACACAGAAGATCCTGCGCCGGTTCCCCAGCTGGAACCACGACGGCACCGATCAGATCACCGCACGCATGGACGCGGCCGCCTCCCGGCGTTTCCCGCTGGAGCTGCAGGCGGCCCACGTCGAACTCATCTCCCAGGGCCGCCTGCCCAAGGCGACCCTGGCGTGGATGCTGGACGTGGACGAGGACGAGATCGAGATCGACGAACCCGACACCCCCGACGCGGATATCGACGAGCTTGCGCGGGCACTCGGGTTCGTGACCACGTGA
- the dnaB gene encoding replicative DNA helicase, giving the protein MSIADISEERMGGPREYERTPPHDLLAEQSALGGMLLSKDAVADVIETLRGTDFYIPKHELIFEAILTLYSHGEPTDVVAVTDELIKTGELQRAGGADYLHTLTSIVPTAANAGYYASIVSERALLRRLVEAGTRIVQMGYSGQGEALDLVNNAQAEIYSVTGAEAAEDYVPLTIAVDAAVEEIEAARGRDGQMTGIPTGFAGLDQLTNGLHPGQMIIIAARPAMGKSTLALDFARAAAIKHDMPTIFFSLEMGRSEIAMRLMSAEGAVPLQSMRKGTLDSRDWTTIAATRGRINDAPLYIDDSPNMTLVEIRAKCRRLKQRAGLKMVVIDYLQLMTSGKRVESRQQEVSEFSRALKLLAKELQCPVIALSQLNRGPEQRADKKPALSDLRESGSIEQDADMVVLLHREAAYEKDSPRAGEADLIVAKHRNGPTDTITVAFQGHFSRFTDMAPGDFG; this is encoded by the coding sequence ATGTCGATCGCCGACATCTCCGAGGAGCGCATGGGGGGTCCCCGTGAGTACGAGCGCACTCCCCCGCACGACCTGCTCGCCGAACAGAGCGCCCTCGGCGGCATGCTGCTGTCGAAGGACGCCGTCGCCGACGTCATCGAGACGCTGCGCGGCACCGACTTCTACATCCCCAAGCACGAGCTGATCTTCGAGGCCATCCTCACGCTCTACTCGCACGGTGAGCCCACTGACGTCGTCGCGGTCACCGACGAGCTCATCAAGACCGGCGAACTGCAGCGCGCCGGCGGCGCGGACTATCTCCACACGCTCACGTCGATCGTGCCGACCGCCGCGAACGCCGGCTACTACGCCTCGATCGTGTCGGAGCGTGCGCTGCTGCGGCGCCTCGTCGAGGCCGGCACCCGCATCGTGCAGATGGGCTACTCCGGCCAGGGCGAGGCGCTCGACCTCGTCAACAACGCGCAGGCCGAGATCTACTCGGTGACGGGTGCGGAGGCGGCCGAGGACTACGTGCCGCTCACGATCGCGGTGGATGCCGCGGTCGAAGAGATCGAGGCGGCGCGGGGTCGCGACGGCCAGATGACCGGCATCCCGACCGGCTTCGCGGGACTCGACCAGCTGACCAACGGCCTGCACCCCGGGCAGATGATCATCATCGCCGCGCGGCCTGCGATGGGTAAGAGCACCCTGGCTCTCGACTTCGCACGCGCCGCGGCGATCAAGCACGACATGCCGACGATCTTCTTCTCGCTCGAGATGGGGCGCAGCGAGATCGCCATGCGTCTGATGAGTGCCGAGGGGGCGGTGCCGCTGCAGTCGATGCGAAAGGGCACGCTCGACTCGCGTGACTGGACGACGATCGCCGCGACCCGCGGTCGCATCAACGACGCTCCTCTTTATATAGACGACAGCCCCAACATGACGCTCGTCGAGATCAGGGCGAAGTGCCGCCGGCTCAAGCAGCGCGCTGGCCTGAAGATGGTCGTCATCGACTACCTGCAGCTCATGACATCGGGCAAGCGCGTCGAGTCGCGCCAGCAGGAGGTCTCGGAGTTCTCCCGGGCGCTCAAGCTCCTCGCGAAGGAGCTGCAGTGCCCGGTCATCGCGCTGTCGCAGCTGAACCGTGGTCCCGAGCAGCGCGCCGACAAGAAACCCGCGCTCTCCGACCTCCGCGAATCGGGCTCGATCGAGCAGGACGCCGACATGGTCGTGCTGCTGCATCGCGAGGCCGCGTACGAGAAGGACTCCCCGCGCGCCGGCGAGGCCGACCTCATCGTCGCCAAGCACCGCAACGGCCCCACCGACACCATCACGGTCGCCTTCCAGGGCCACTTCTCCCGCTTCACCGACATGGCCCCCGGGGACTTCGGGTAG
- a CDS encoding chaplin family protein: MRTFYKRALLGTLLAGGITLLGATVAHAAETTGEDGLLSGTQAIIDVNLPINISGTSLSVIGDSSSQQAAAPAAAPAPAPAAATTSGENGAASGTQALVSVNVPITVAGNSVSVVGDSSSTDASTPAAAPSSAPASSAETSGQDGLLSGTQGLVSVAAPVTVVGNSISVVGDSSSEGATAAPATSGGATAADASTDGGDSILGGTQVVAPVTAPISVVGNAISVVGDSSTEGAGTASTGGTTGGSAPATSGSTDGTDSVLGGTQVIAPIAAPITAVGNAVSVIGDSSSADAGTAPGTGTPGGSTDATTGGEDSILGGTQVIAPIAAPITAVGNAVSVIGDSSSTGAVASPGTTTGPGTSPTTGGLGSILGGTQILAPISLPITIGGNAISVIGDSSTEGPTDPTDPTDPTDPTDPTDPTDPTDPTDPTDPTDPTDPTDPTDPTNPGDGTTGGGSNAVTGSAAGSAGTELAATGGTGALPALLMGLLLLVAGVVARGLRRRSA; this comes from the coding sequence ATGCGTACTTTCTACAAGCGCGCCCTGTTGGGCACGCTCCTAGCCGGCGGCATCACGCTGCTCGGCGCGACGGTCGCCCACGCGGCCGAGACGACCGGTGAGGATGGGCTGCTGTCAGGCACCCAGGCCATCATCGACGTCAACCTCCCGATCAACATCAGCGGAACCTCGCTCTCGGTGATCGGCGACTCCTCGAGCCAGCAGGCGGCCGCACCCGCCGCCGCTCCGGCGCCGGCTCCGGCCGCCGCCACCACGAGCGGCGAGAACGGCGCCGCGTCTGGCACCCAGGCCCTCGTGTCGGTGAACGTGCCGATCACGGTGGCGGGCAACTCCGTCTCGGTCGTCGGCGACAGTTCGTCGACGGATGCCTCGACCCCCGCGGCTGCGCCATCCAGCGCTCCCGCGAGCTCGGCCGAGACGTCCGGCCAGGACGGGCTGCTGTCGGGCACCCAGGGGCTGGTATCGGTCGCCGCACCGGTGACGGTGGTCGGCAACTCGATCTCGGTCGTCGGCGACAGCTCGAGCGAGGGAGCCACCGCGGCTCCTGCAACCTCGGGCGGCGCCACGGCGGCTGACGCCTCGACGGACGGCGGGGACTCGATCCTCGGCGGCACCCAGGTCGTCGCGCCGGTCACCGCGCCCATCTCGGTGGTCGGCAACGCCATCTCGGTGGTCGGAGACAGCAGCACCGAGGGCGCAGGCACGGCGTCCACGGGCGGCACCACCGGCGGTTCTGCTCCGGCGACGTCCGGCTCGACCGACGGCACCGACTCGGTCCTCGGCGGCACCCAGGTGATCGCCCCGATCGCGGCACCCATCACGGCCGTCGGCAACGCCGTCTCGGTCATCGGCGACAGCAGCAGCGCGGACGCAGGCACGGCGCCCGGCACCGGCACGCCGGGCGGCTCGACGGATGCGACCACGGGCGGCGAGGACTCGATCCTCGGCGGCACTCAGGTGATCGCCCCGATCGCGGCACCCATCACCGCGGTCGGCAACGCCGTCTCGGTCATCGGCGACAGCAGCTCGACCGGAGCGGTCGCGAGCCCGGGCACCACGACGGGACCCGGCACGTCGCCGACGACCGGCGGCCTCGGATCGATCCTCGGCGGAACGCAGATCCTCGCGCCGATCTCGCTTCCGATCACCATCGGCGGCAACGCCATCTCGGTGATCGGCGACAGCTCGACCGAGGGACCGACCGACCCGACCGACCCGACCGACCCGACGGACCCCACGGACCCGACGGATCCCACGGACCCGACGGACCCGACGGATCCCACGGACCCGACGGACCCCACCGACCCGACCGACCCGACGGACCCCACCAACCCCGGTGACGGCACCACGGGCGGCGGCTCGAACGCCGTCACGGGCTCGGCGGCCGGATCGGCCGGCACCGAACTCGCCGCGACCGGAGGAACGGGTGCACTGCCCGCGCTGCTGATGGGGCTCCTGCTCCTGGTGGCCGGTGTGGTCGCACGCGGGTTGCGGCGGCGCTCCGCGTAG
- the rplI gene encoding 50S ribosomal protein L9, with amino-acid sequence MAKLILTNEVAGLGGAGDVVEVKNGYARNYLIPQGFAVAWTRGGEKQVASIRAARESRAIHDHEEAVALKDALESNKVRLAVKAGAEGRLFGSVKTTDVADAVKAAGLGELDKRKIHITSPIKSVGEHEATVRLRDDLTAVITLQVVAAK; translated from the coding sequence ATGGCAAAGCTCATTCTCACGAACGAGGTCGCCGGGCTCGGTGGCGCCGGTGACGTTGTCGAGGTCAAGAACGGGTACGCCCGCAACTACCTCATCCCTCAGGGCTTCGCGGTCGCGTGGACCCGCGGTGGCGAGAAGCAGGTGGCGTCGATCCGTGCCGCCCGCGAGTCGCGCGCGATCCACGACCACGAAGAGGCCGTGGCCCTCAAGGACGCCCTCGAGTCCAACAAGGTCCGCCTCGCCGTCAAGGCAGGCGCAGAGGGTCGCCTCTTCGGTTCGGTGAAGACCACCGACGTGGCCGACGCCGTCAAGGCCGCGGGCCTCGGCGAGCTCGACAAGCGCAAGATCCACATCACCTCGCCGATCAAGTCGGTGGGCGAGCACGAGGCGACGGTCCGTCTTCGCGACGACCTCACCGCCGTGATCACCCTGCAGGTGGTCGCCGCCAAGTAG
- the rpsR gene encoding 30S ribosomal protein S18 codes for MAGKATGDRRKPRKGAKNAAPAKAIRVGVIDYKDVATLRKFISERGKIRARRITGVSVQEQRLIARAIKNAREMALLPYAGAGR; via the coding sequence ATGGCTGGAAAGGCAACCGGCGACCGCCGGAAGCCGCGGAAGGGCGCGAAGAACGCTGCCCCCGCGAAGGCGATCCGTGTCGGCGTCATCGACTACAAGGACGTCGCCACTCTTCGCAAGTTCATCTCGGAGCGCGGCAAGATCCGCGCCCGTCGTATCACCGGTGTCTCGGTGCAGGAGCAGCGTCTGATCGCCCGGGCGATCAAGAACGCGCGCGAGATGGCGCTCCTGCCCTACGCCGGCGCTGGCCGCTAA
- a CDS encoding single-stranded DNA-binding protein, translated as MAGETIITVVGNLTADPELRYTQNGLPVANFTIASTPRNFDRQANEWKDGEALFLRASVWREFAEHVAGSLTKGMRVVATGRLKQRSYQDREGNNRTAIELEVDEIGPSLRYATAQVTRAAGGSGGGASSFGGGGGQSRPAQVADEPWSTPGSANAGGAAGGDAWAAPGAYGDDTPF; from the coding sequence ATGGCCGGCGAGACGATCATCACCGTCGTGGGAAACCTCACGGCTGATCCCGAGCTGCGTTACACGCAGAACGGCCTCCCCGTCGCGAACTTCACGATCGCGTCGACGCCGCGCAACTTCGACCGTCAGGCCAACGAGTGGAAGGACGGCGAAGCGCTGTTCCTCCGCGCGAGCGTCTGGCGCGAGTTCGCCGAGCACGTCGCCGGCTCGCTGACGAAGGGCATGCGGGTCGTCGCGACCGGTCGCCTCAAGCAGCGCAGCTACCAGGACCGCGAGGGCAACAACCGCACCGCGATCGAGCTGGAGGTCGACGAGATCGGCCCGTCGCTGCGCTACGCGACCGCACAGGTCACGCGCGCGGCCGGCGGCAGCGGCGGCGGTGCCAGCAGCTTCGGCGGCGGCGGCGGTCAGTCGCGTCCGGCGCAGGTCGCCGACGAACCCTGGTCGACGCCCGGTTCGGCGAACGCCGGCGGCGCGGCCGGTGGCGATGCCTGGGCGGCTCCCGGCGCCTACGGCGACGACACCCCGTTCTGA
- the rpsF gene encoding 30S ribosomal protein S6, translated as MTHQYELMVILSPEIDERQVGATLDKFLKVITTGGGTIENIDIWGRRRLAYEIQKKTEGIYAVVNFTATAEITQELDRQLNLSEQVMRTKVLRAEEAIAMVASEKQRADERAARKTAKGARRVEPVETKA; from the coding sequence GTGACGCACCAGTACGAACTCATGGTCATTCTGAGCCCTGAGATCGACGAGCGCCAGGTCGGCGCCACTCTCGACAAGTTCCTCAAGGTCATCACGACCGGCGGAGGCACCATCGAGAACATCGACATCTGGGGTCGTCGCCGCCTGGCGTACGAGATCCAGAAGAAGACCGAGGGCATCTACGCCGTCGTCAACTTCACCGCCACCGCCGAGATCACGCAGGAGCTCGACCGCCAGCTGAACCTCAGCGAGCAGGTCATGCGCACCAAGGTGCTGCGTGCCGAGGAGGCCATCGCCATGGTCGCGTCCGAGAAGCAGCGCGCCGACGAGCGTGCCGCCCGCAAGACGGCCAAGGGCGCCCGCCGGGTCGAGCCTGTCGAGACCAAGGCTTAA
- a CDS encoding acyl-CoA dehydrogenase family protein: protein MTDAARDPDDLDALREAADVVGIDGLLTDAERAVRDRVRAFVDAEIRPHIAEWFDRARFPVELAPALGRLGVLGMTLEGYGCPGRSAVEYGLAALELEAGDSGIRTFVSVQGSLAMGSIHRWGSDEQKQEWLPRLAAGDAIACFALTEPGAGSDPASMTTHARRDGDDWVLTGAKRWIGLASVAQLAVVWAQTDDGVRGFLVPTDAPGLEITVLEPKGSMRASVQTQLRLDDVRVPASALLPEARGLRAPFAALNEARFGIVWGALGAARDSYEAALRHALRREQFGRPIAGFQLTQRKLVDMVVELQKGALLALHLGRAKDAGTLTPAQISLGKLSNVREAIGIAREARTILGGDGVLLENAPIRHAANLESVRTYEGTDEVHTLVLGQHLTGLGAFR from the coding sequence ATGACCGATGCTGCGAGGGACCCCGACGATCTCGACGCGCTGCGCGAAGCGGCCGACGTCGTCGGCATCGACGGCCTGCTGACGGATGCCGAACGAGCCGTCCGCGACCGCGTCCGCGCCTTCGTCGACGCCGAGATCCGCCCGCATATCGCCGAGTGGTTCGACCGGGCCCGCTTCCCCGTCGAGCTCGCCCCCGCCCTCGGACGCCTCGGCGTGCTCGGGATGACCCTCGAGGGGTACGGATGCCCCGGTCGCAGCGCCGTCGAGTACGGTCTGGCGGCCCTCGAACTGGAGGCCGGAGACTCGGGCATCCGCACGTTCGTCTCGGTGCAGGGCTCGCTCGCGATGGGCTCGATCCACCGCTGGGGCAGCGACGAGCAGAAGCAGGAGTGGCTGCCTCGCCTGGCCGCGGGCGACGCGATCGCATGCTTCGCCCTCACCGAGCCGGGCGCGGGCTCGGACCCTGCGAGCATGACCACGCATGCCCGGCGCGACGGCGACGACTGGGTGCTCACGGGCGCGAAGCGCTGGATCGGCCTGGCGTCGGTCGCACAGCTGGCGGTGGTGTGGGCGCAGACCGACGACGGAGTGCGCGGATTCCTCGTGCCGACCGACGCGCCGGGGCTCGAGATCACGGTGCTCGAGCCGAAGGGGTCGATGCGCGCGTCGGTGCAGACGCAGCTGCGCCTCGACGACGTGCGGGTGCCGGCATCCGCTCTCCTTCCCGAGGCCCGAGGACTGCGCGCACCCTTCGCCGCGCTGAACGAAGCCCGGTTCGGGATCGTCTGGGGCGCGCTCGGCGCCGCGCGCGACAGCTACGAGGCGGCACTGCGCCATGCCCTGCGGCGTGAGCAGTTCGGCCGCCCGATCGCCGGGTTCCAGCTCACGCAGCGCAAGCTGGTCGACATGGTGGTCGAGCTGCAGAAGGGCGCGCTGCTCGCCCTCCACCTCGGAAGGGCGAAGGATGCCGGAACCCTCACCCCCGCGCAGATCTCGCTCGGCAAGCTCAGCAACGTCCGCGAGGCGATCGGGATCGCGCGCGAGGCCCGCACGATCCTCGGCGGCGACGGGGTGCTGCTCGAGAACGCCCCGATCCGCCACGCCGCCAATCTCGAGTCCGTCCGCACGTATGAGGGCACCGACGAGGTGCACACGCTCGTGCTCGGTCAGCATCTCACCGGGCTCGGCGCCTTCCGCTGA